A genomic window from Elaeis guineensis isolate ETL-2024a chromosome 3, EG11, whole genome shotgun sequence includes:
- the LOC105041761 gene encoding exosome complex component RRP41-like codes for MATNPATYSPSQSLERRQQQQRRKIFLQADWTRTDGRSFHQCRPAFMRTGASNAASGSAYAEFGGTKVIVSVFGPRESKKAMMYSDTGRLNCNVSYTTFSTPTRGQGSDHKEYSSMLHKALEGAIILETFPKTTVDVFALVLESGGSDLPVIISCASLALADAGIMMYDLVSSVSVSCFGNNLVIDPTAEEEACQDGSLMIACMPARYEVTQLTLTGEWSTAKINEAMELCLDACLKLANIMRSCLKEIAS; via the exons ATGGCAACGAATCCGGCGACGTATTCACCGAGTCAAAGCTTGGAGAGGAGGCAGCAGCAGCAGAGGAGGAAAATATTCCTACAAGCCGACTGGACCCGAACGGACGGTCGAAGCTTCCACCAGTGCAGACCTGCCT TTATGAGGACTGGTGCATCAAATGCTGCATCGGGGTCTGCTTATGCTGAGTTTGGAGGGACCAAGGTCATTGTCTCTGT ATTTGGTCCAAGGGAAAGCAAGAAGGCTATGATGTACAGTGACACTGGTAGACTGAACTGCAATGTGAGCTACACAACTTTTTCCACTCCTACTCGTGGGCAG GGATCAGACCACAAAGAATATTCATCAATGCTTCATAAAGCCCTGGAGGGTGCTATAATACTAGAAACATTCCCAAAAACCACAGTTGATGTCTTTGCATTGGTCCTGGAGTCGGGTGGCA GTGATCTCCCAGTCATCATATCTTGTGCGAGTCTTGCCCTGGCAGATGCAGGAATTATGATGTATGACCTTGTCTCTTCAGTGTCCGTG TCTTGTTTTGGGAACAACCTTGTCATTGACCCCACAGCAGAAGAGGAAGCCTGCCAAGATGGGAGTCTCATGATAGCATGCATGCCAGCTCGTTACGAGGTAACTCAACTTACCCTCACTGGAGAATGGTCAactgctaaaattaatgag GCAATGGAGCTCTGCCTTGATGCATGTTTAAAGCTTGCGAATATCATGCGGTCGTGCCTAAAAGAAATTGCTTCGTAA